Proteins encoded in a region of the Colius striatus isolate bColStr4 chromosome 18, bColStr4.1.hap1, whole genome shotgun sequence genome:
- the LOC104556100 gene encoding tektin-3, which translates to MDWLGCPLTAFSTHHKSSPDHFLPAIDPMASSHRNHAAHCSVPQSNGLPWMPRAYYKAATTHPTLAPLSGPDLSPIEMLPSMCNRRAIFTRYSPNDWSCSNQSNYREAQMCRRKAELLTADSSRLVRDKHQQTCQTQADNSKKLGQRLRDIQFWRVQLCRELEEMMKESDALAETKARLERALAEAEVSLQVAQECLLHREKRMGIDLVHDEVEKQLVTEVDVIRACLERMQLSLKKAKAQLLNNRAAQQELEKDLSNKQVAQRIDGKCHQLMNHSDGIGSYHGVQRVDATISVPQSWAKFSDDNILLSQRERAASAQLRGSIENLMEVTANEIWSQFNRVNVAFTKRIAQTDDAKNKIQAHLAKTLKEIFRMEMTIEGLRKAIKDKEAPLKVAQSRLDERTRRPQMELCRDPAQLRLVREVYEIDDTVQSLRRQLRKAEDSLQRLVHTKTALEHDLAIKVNSLFLEQEKCLGLRKTFPSTTRLLGYV; encoded by the exons ATGGACTGGCTTGGCTGTCCCCTAACAGCCTTCTCCACTCACCACAAGTCATCTCCTGACCACTTTCTGCCTGCCATTGACCCCATGGCTTCAAGCCACAGGAACCATGCTGCTCACTGCTCTGTGCCGCAGAGCAACGGCCTGCCCTGGATGCCCAGAGCTTACTACAAAGCCGCTACCACCCACCCCACTCTGGCTCCCTTGTCTGGCCCAGACCTGAGCCCCATCGAGATGCTGCCTTCTATGTGCAACAGAAGGGCAATTTTCACCCGCTACAGCCCCAACGACTGGTCTTGCTCCAACCAGAGCAACTACCGAGAGGCACAGATGTGCAGGCGCAAGGCGGAGCTGCTGACGGCCGATAGCTCCCGCCTGGTGCGGGACAAACACCAACAGACCTGCCAGACCCAGGCAGACAACAGCAAGAAGCTGGGGCAGCGACTCAGAGACATCCAGTTTTGGAGGGTGCAGCTCTGCCGTGAGCTGGAAGAGATGATGAAGGAGAGCGATGCCCTGGCAGAGACAAAGGCACGGCTGGAGAGAGCTCTGGCCGAGGCAGAGGTCTCCCTCCAG gttgctcaggagTGCCTCCTGCATAGGGAGAAGAGGATGGGCATCGACCTTGTCCATGACGAGGTGGAGAAGCAGCTTGTAACA gaAGTGGACGTCATCCGAGCCTGCCTGGAGAGGATGCAACTGTCCCTGAAGAAGGCAAAGGCCCAGCTGCT GAACAACCGGGCGgcccagcaggagctggagaaggaccTGTCCAACAAGCAGGTGGCCCAGCGCATCGACGGCAAGTGCCACCAGCTGATGAACCACTCCGATGGCATCGGCTCCTACCACGGGGTGCAGCGGGTGGACGCCAC TATCTCGGTGCCGCAGTCATGGGCCAAGTTCAGCGACGACAACATCCTGCTGTCGCAGAGAGAGcgggcagcctctgcccagctgCGGGGCTCCATCGagaacctgatggaggtgacGGCCAATGAGATATGGAGCCAGTTCAACAGGGTGAACGTGGCCTTCACCAAGCGCATCGCCCAGACGGACGATGCCAAGAACAAGATTCAGGCCCACCTGGCCAAG ACGCTGAAGGAAATCTTCCGCATGGAGATGACCATCGAAGGGCTCCGCAAAGCCATCAAGGACAAAGAGGCCCCGCTGAAAGTGGCTCAGAGCCGCCTGGACGAGCGCACGCGGAGGCCACAGATGGAGCTGTGCCGGGACCCTGCTCAGCTGCG CCTGGTCAGGGAGGTGTATGAGATCGACGACACTGTGCAGAGCCTGCGGCGGCAGCTGCGAAAGGCCGAGGAcagcctgcagaggctggttcATACCAAGACTGCGCTGGAGCACGATCTGGCCATCAAGGTCAACTCGCTCTTCTTGGAGCAGGAGAAGTGCCTGGGGCTGCGCAAgaccttccccagcaccacgCGGCTGCTCGGCTACGTGTAG